In one window of Candidatus Fonsibacter ubiquis DNA:
- a CDS encoding AMP-dependent synthetase/ligase: protein MKISNFKNLNEISYFQFQKFNKEEHLYFNNPNLKKLEIYTWSETRSYSLKLAKYLNEKNVNKGDRVLIVSENRPEWLIVDLAILFNGAIAVPNYTTYTINDFAFTINDCKPVGLIVSNDQLLNTVLEACKKINYKFNFIIYLNQNKFEAAQNIINFSDIKKNSIDEEVVLSFFKDKNKDLLRIDPACIIYTSGTQGTPKGVILSHGGILKNCEGALEFLDFIKNSRSTFLTWLPLSHSYEHTVQFVQLTLGAKIFYSESLDKLMSNLKIAKPTIMTAVPRFYTNLVNKIKINLQNQSHLKKIIFQKTLQLGEKKVLGIQMSFFEKIINFILDLIVRKKIKNQFGGKIKAFISGGGPLDYNVGLFLNSLGLPTLQGYGLTEASPVVSCNPINKIKIDTVGKIFKDVSVNIASDGEILVKGENLMLGYWNNQIETEKIIKNGWLYTGDIGEIDNEGYLKITDRKKDIIVNAGGDNIAPSKIENLLANYPEIIQSYIYGDKKNYLVALIVVSKELEDRKNKIRIIIDKVNQELSIIEKIKKFIIIDDPFTIENQMLTPTMKIRRHQIKKVFGEQLEKLYF from the coding sequence ATGAAAATTTCAAATTTTAAAAATCTAAATGAAATTTCTTATTTTCAATTTCAAAAATTTAATAAAGAAGAACATCTTTATTTTAACAACCCAAATTTAAAAAAACTTGAAATATACACCTGGAGTGAAACTAGAAGTTATAGTTTAAAACTTGCTAAATATTTAAATGAGAAAAATGTTAATAAAGGTGATCGTGTTTTAATTGTTTCTGAGAATAGGCCAGAGTGGCTAATAGTTGATCTAGCGATACTATTTAATGGTGCAATCGCAGTTCCTAATTATACGACTTATACAATCAATGATTTTGCATTTACGATTAATGATTGTAAGCCAGTTGGACTAATAGTTTCAAATGATCAATTATTAAATACGGTTTTAGAAGCTTGTAAGAAAATAAATTATAAATTTAATTTTATAATATATTTAAATCAAAATAAATTTGAAGCAGCTCAAAATATTATTAATTTTTCCGATATAAAAAAAAATTCAATTGATGAAGAGGTAGTCTTATCTTTTTTTAAAGATAAAAATAAAGACTTATTAAGGATCGATCCAGCATGCATTATTTATACATCTGGAACACAAGGAACACCTAAAGGAGTTATCCTATCGCATGGTGGTATATTAAAAAATTGTGAAGGTGCTTTAGAATTTTTAGACTTTATAAAAAATTCAAGGAGTACTTTTTTAACTTGGTTGCCATTATCTCATTCATACGAACATACAGTTCAGTTCGTTCAATTAACTTTAGGCGCTAAAATATTTTATTCAGAAAGTTTAGATAAATTAATGAGCAATTTAAAAATTGCTAAACCAACAATAATGACCGCAGTTCCAAGATTTTATACCAATCTTGTAAATAAAATAAAAATTAATTTACAAAACCAAAGTCATTTAAAAAAAATTATTTTTCAAAAGACCTTACAATTAGGTGAAAAAAAAGTTCTGGGCATTCAGATGTCCTTTTTTGAAAAAATTATTAATTTTATTTTAGATTTAATTGTTAGAAAAAAAATTAAAAATCAATTTGGTGGAAAGATTAAGGCATTTATCTCTGGAGGAGGTCCTTTAGATTATAATGTTGGTCTTTTTTTGAACTCTTTAGGGTTGCCAACTTTACAAGGTTATGGCCTTACCGAAGCATCGCCAGTTGTAAGTTGCAATCCTATTAACAAAATAAAAATAGATACAGTTGGAAAGATTTTTAAAGATGTTTCTGTAAATATTGCAAGTGATGGGGAGATCTTAGTTAAAGGCGAAAATCTAATGTTAGGGTATTGGAATAATCAAATAGAAACTGAGAAAATTATAAAAAATGGCTGGTTATATACCGGCGATATCGGGGAGATAGATAATGAGGGCTACTTAAAAATTACAGATAGGAAAAAAGATATCATTGTTAATGCAGGAGGAGACAATATAGCGCCAAGTAAAATTGAAAATTTATTAGCAAATTATCCTGAAATTATTCAAAGTTATATTTATGGAGACAAAAAAAATTATTTAGTTGCTCTAATTGTTGTTAGTAAAGAATTAGAAGATAGAAAAAATAAAATTAGAATTATAATTGATAAAGTAAATCAAGAACTTAGTATCATTGAAAAAATAAAAAAATTTATAATTATTGATGATCCTTTCACTATCGAAAATCAAATGTTAACACCGACAATGAAAATAAGAAGACATCAAATAAAAAAAGTTTTTGGTGAACAATTAGAAAAACTTTATTTCTAA
- a CDS encoding CarD family transcriptional regulator translates to MEFLKKIIKSKKSENKKKEPTIKKNKKIKLEKKPLKKEIPKKEKPPIEIKPKGKRGRPKNPETKKITQQPAAEQKPLTASQQNAAAEIVITKVAKQESDKKIYKIKDYVIYPKHGVGQIVAIENSVIADIEMTYYKIQVTKDKLILTIPVNQQGNLRPISSVNQINKAISILKGKPKIRRTMWSRRAQEYDQKINSGEIYQIAEVVRDLNKNTEIPVDQSYSERQLFEKAYDRLLGEVAIGMQLSNEDAKKKLDKALGKKETVTAEPI, encoded by the coding sequence ATGGAATTTTTGAAAAAAATAATTAAAAGTAAAAAATCAGAAAATAAAAAAAAAGAACCAACTATAAAAAAAAATAAAAAAATTAAATTAGAAAAAAAACCCTTAAAAAAAGAAATTCCTAAAAAAGAAAAGCCACCAATTGAAATCAAGCCTAAAGGAAAACGTGGAAGACCTAAAAACCCAGAAACAAAAAAGATTACCCAACAGCCTGCCGCCGAACAAAAACCATTAACTGCGTCTCAACAAAATGCAGCAGCTGAAATTGTAATTACCAAAGTTGCAAAACAAGAGTCTGATAAGAAAATTTATAAAATTAAAGATTACGTTATTTATCCAAAGCATGGTGTAGGTCAAATTGTTGCCATTGAAAACAGCGTCATAGCAGATATCGAAATGACTTATTACAAAATTCAAGTAACTAAAGATAAATTGATTTTAACAATTCCTGTTAATCAACAAGGCAACTTGAGACCTATATCAAGTGTCAATCAGATTAATAAAGCAATATCTATATTAAAAGGAAAACCAAAAATTAGAAGAACAATGTGGAGTAGAAGAGCACAAGAATATGACCAAAAAATTAACTCTGGGGAAATCTATCAAATTGCTGAAGTTGTAAGAGATTTAAATAAAAATACTGAAATTCCAGTTGATCAATCTTATAGTGAAAGACAATTATTCGAAAAAGCATATGACCGTCTATTAGGTGAAGTGGCAATAGGAATGCAACTTAGTAATGAGGACGCTAAAAAGAAATTGGATAAGGCTCTAGGTAAAAAAGAAACTGTAACTGCAGAGCCTATATAA
- a CDS encoding helicase-related protein has product MSLLEKKIIAVLGPTNTGKTHFAIERMLQFGSGIIGFPLRLLAREVYEKCIQKIGVEKVALITGEEKIIPPYADYFLCTVESMPLDINAEFIAIDEIQMCADPERGHIFTDRLLNMRGDKLTMFLGSNIMQNIIEKFIPEVEFIFKERFSKLSYAGHKKISRLPGRTAIIAFSVDEVYALAEFVRRQRGGAAIVMGSLSPKTRNAQVQLYQSGDVDFLVATDAIGMGINMDIDNISFNSLNKFDGRRNRHLRLTEIGQIAGRAGRYMNDGTFGITGKCNELSPEQIEKLENHKFDSVINIYWRNSNLNFSNIESLLNSLDQKPNDYSLLRNKDLLDENVLRTLIVKNNYIKTDYKNNNLSILWECCQIPDFTKSSYNEHIDIVKKVFEFLVSDKGKIPNEWMRAQLNGLDNDSGNIDAIANRISHVRTWAYVSYKKNWVENSDYWIAKTKDIEDKLSAKLHEELSKSFIDRRISILSKHLKQDAKLETKISEKDEVIIDKQFIGTIKGLRLNLDFSSTALQSDIKSMKKAARQGVAEELKKRINNIIKEDIDTAALQLKQDFKIFWKENPIATIVPGKDYLNPRIKLLIDDSLDVDEQSELKNYLEKWIDKEKNLHLNDLIKTSKINLENSYARALCFRLFENHGVLKRLDAEDLLKNLDKEQRANIKKIGIKIGRYHIYQPLMIKPKAVNLKIIFWNCFNNKTQREKCPTFGLNFLKNFETKNKEFLLICGFESFENYIVRVDILEKLFIKIISSTNNNQFSVSAEMLNLLGCGKDDFEKLLKLMNYKKIDKDKDIFSYDFKRKVKTKLKNDSIKKNINNPFATLKNLSLNN; this is encoded by the coding sequence ATGTCTTTATTAGAAAAAAAAATTATCGCTGTTCTTGGACCAACCAATACAGGCAAAACTCATTTTGCAATCGAAAGAATGTTGCAATTTGGCTCTGGAATTATTGGCTTTCCACTTCGATTACTAGCAAGAGAAGTTTATGAAAAATGTATTCAAAAAATTGGTGTTGAAAAAGTTGCATTAATAACCGGAGAGGAAAAAATTATACCTCCTTATGCTGATTATTTTTTATGCACAGTGGAGTCGATGCCTTTAGATATAAATGCTGAATTTATTGCAATAGATGAAATTCAAATGTGCGCAGATCCTGAACGAGGTCACATATTCACCGATCGTTTATTAAATATGCGTGGAGACAAATTAACAATGTTTCTTGGATCAAACATAATGCAAAATATAATTGAAAAATTTATTCCGGAAGTAGAATTTATATTTAAAGAAAGATTTTCTAAACTTTCGTACGCTGGTCATAAAAAAATATCAAGACTTCCTGGTCGTACAGCAATTATTGCTTTTTCAGTTGATGAAGTTTATGCCCTTGCAGAATTTGTTCGAAGACAAAGAGGTGGGGCGGCAATCGTAATGGGATCATTGAGTCCTAAAACAAGGAATGCTCAAGTTCAATTATATCAATCTGGCGATGTAGATTTTCTTGTAGCAACTGATGCCATCGGAATGGGGATTAACATGGATATTGATAACATTAGTTTTAATAGTCTTAATAAATTTGATGGAAGACGAAATAGACATCTTCGTCTTACAGAAATAGGACAAATCGCTGGCCGTGCTGGCCGGTATATGAATGATGGTACATTTGGTATTACTGGAAAATGTAATGAATTAAGTCCTGAACAAATAGAAAAATTAGAAAATCATAAATTTGATAGTGTCATTAATATTTATTGGAGAAATTCAAATTTAAATTTTTCAAATATTGAAAGTCTTTTAAATAGCCTTGATCAAAAACCTAACGATTATAGTCTTTTGCGAAATAAAGATTTGCTAGATGAAAATGTATTGAGGACTTTAATAGTTAAAAATAATTATATTAAAACTGATTATAAAAATAATAATCTTTCAATTTTATGGGAATGTTGCCAAATACCAGATTTTACAAAGAGTTCTTATAACGAGCACATTGATATTGTAAAAAAAGTCTTCGAATTCTTAGTTTCTGACAAAGGAAAAATACCTAACGAGTGGATGCGCGCACAATTAAATGGTCTGGATAATGATTCTGGAAATATTGACGCTATTGCGAATAGAATCTCACATGTAAGAACATGGGCTTATGTTTCATATAAAAAAAATTGGGTCGAAAATAGTGATTATTGGATTGCTAAAACAAAAGATATTGAAGACAAACTTTCTGCAAAATTGCATGAGGAATTATCAAAAAGTTTTATTGATAGAAGAATAAGCATTCTCTCTAAACACTTAAAACAAGATGCAAAACTAGAAACTAAAATTTCAGAAAAAGATGAGGTAATTATTGATAAACAGTTTATTGGCACTATTAAAGGTTTGCGACTTAACTTAGATTTTTCAAGCACGGCACTTCAATCAGACATCAAGTCTATGAAAAAAGCTGCTCGGCAAGGGGTCGCGGAAGAATTAAAAAAAAGAATTAATAATATAATTAAAGAGGATATCGATACAGCAGCTCTTCAATTAAAACAGGATTTTAAAATATTCTGGAAAGAAAACCCTATTGCAACAATTGTGCCAGGAAAAGATTATTTAAATCCTAGAATAAAATTATTAATTGATGATTCTTTAGATGTAGATGAACAGAGTGAATTAAAAAATTATTTGGAAAAATGGATTGATAAAGAGAAAAATCTTCACCTAAATGATCTAATAAAAACCTCTAAAATTAATTTAGAGAATAGTTATGCTCGTGCCTTATGTTTTAGATTATTTGAAAATCATGGAGTATTAAAAAGATTAGATGCTGAAGATCTACTAAAAAACTTAGATAAAGAACAAAGAGCTAATATTAAAAAAATTGGGATCAAAATTGGAAGATACCACATCTATCAACCGTTAATGATCAAACCCAAAGCTGTTAATTTAAAAATAATTTTCTGGAATTGTTTTAATAATAAAACTCAAAGAGAAAAGTGCCCTACCTTTGGACTAAATTTTTTAAAAAATTTTGAAACAAAAAATAAAGAATTTTTACTTATATGTGGGTTTGAAAGCTTTGAAAATTATATAGTTAGAGTAGATATATTAGAAAAACTTTTTATCAAAATCATAAGCTCAACAAATAACAACCAATTTTCTGTATCCGCTGAGATGCTTAATCTACTAGGATGTGGAAAAGATGATTTTGAAAAATTGCTAAAATTAATGAATTATAAGAAAATAGATAAAGACAAAGACATATTTAGTTATGATTTTAAACGAAAAGTTAAGACAAAATTAAAAAACGATAGTATTAAAAAAAATATTAATAACCCATTTGCTACTCTAAAAAATTTATCTTTAAATAATTAA
- the fdxA gene encoding ferredoxin FdxA — translation MTYVVNENCIKCKLTDCVEVCPVDCFYEGENMLVINPDECIDCGVCEPECPINAIEPDTNKNTEKLVILNKEMSAKWPNINKKKDPLPEADQFKNVPNKLEKYFSDKPGAGNK, via the coding sequence ATGACATACGTGGTAAATGAAAATTGTATTAAATGTAAATTAACTGATTGCGTTGAAGTTTGTCCCGTAGATTGTTTTTACGAAGGTGAAAACATGTTAGTAATTAATCCAGATGAATGTATTGATTGTGGTGTTTGTGAACCTGAATGTCCTATCAATGCGATTGAGCCAGATACAAATAAAAATACTGAAAAATTAGTAATATTAAATAAAGAGATGTCAGCAAAATGGCCAAATATTAATAAAAAAAAAGACCCGCTGCCTGAAGCTGATCAATTTAAAAATGTGCCTAACAAACTTGAAAAATACTTTAGCGATAAACCAGGCGCTGGTAATAAATAA